A genomic stretch from Empedobacter stercoris includes:
- a CDS encoding DUF3078 domain-containing protein — protein MRLFISILFLVLSVFSSAQFLDTSGNLIIDGRKYLKSKVDTTGRASGWEIYGSNTLTVNQNTFSNWMAGGENSVSLNAKADYEFNFRKKKHFWDNRFILEYGFLDNKTNGTRKTADNINLTTSYGYLIKEKWYLTTSLNIRSQFSAGYDYGATPKKKLSNLFAPAYITIGVGANYTPNSNFSVTFQPLTSRTTIVADKDLQTKGTYGLRNDGDALLFEVGAYLGGRYKVKIFENVTYDNNIGIFSNYSNKFYNLDIVYAGLLDMKINHFMSTQLALNLIYDEDQVKETQFKQTLGIGLTYKIDSTKKKPKKKSRKKEILPYFDTTGIAPIHLPKVKLDKRNYDQVFEKNTIDEKATYIKSESIFWE, from the coding sequence ATGAGACTATTTATCTCAATCCTATTTTTAGTCCTATCCGTTTTTAGCTCTGCTCAGTTTTTAGATACAAGTGGAAATCTAATTATTGATGGGCGAAAATATCTAAAGTCTAAAGTAGACACAACAGGTCGTGCATCAGGTTGGGAAATTTATGGATCAAATACGTTAACTGTCAATCAAAATACATTTTCTAATTGGATGGCCGGAGGAGAAAATTCGGTTTCTCTCAATGCAAAAGCTGATTATGAATTCAATTTCCGAAAAAAGAAACATTTTTGGGACAATCGTTTTATTTTAGAATATGGATTCTTAGATAATAAAACCAATGGAACACGTAAAACTGCAGATAACATCAATCTTACAACTTCTTATGGATATTTGATTAAAGAAAAATGGTATCTAACTACATCGCTTAATATTCGTTCTCAGTTTTCTGCTGGTTATGATTATGGAGCAACTCCCAAAAAGAAACTATCAAATTTATTTGCTCCTGCGTATATTACAATAGGGGTCGGTGCAAATTATACACCTAATTCTAATTTTTCTGTAACATTTCAACCATTAACTTCTCGTACCACAATTGTTGCAGATAAAGATTTACAGACAAAAGGAACTTATGGTTTGCGCAACGATGGAGATGCTTTACTTTTCGAAGTTGGAGCCTATTTAGGTGGTCGTTATAAAGTTAAAATTTTTGAAAATGTAACCTACGATAACAATATTGGTATATTCTCTAATTATTCGAATAAGTTTTACAATTTAGATATTGTTTACGCAGGATTATTAGACATGAAAATCAATCACTTTATGTCTACTCAATTGGCTTTAAATCTAATTTATGATGAAGACCAAGTGAAAGAAACACAATTTAAGCAAACCTTAGGTATTGGGTTAACTTATAAAATAGACAGCACGAAAAAGAAACCGAAAAAAAAATCAAGAAAAAAAGAGATTCTTCCCTACTTCGATACAACTGGCATTGCTCCTATTCATCTGCCAAAAGTCAAATTGGATAAACGTAATTATGATCAAGTATTCGAAAAAAATACCATTGACGAAAAAGCTACTTATATCAAATCTGAATCAATATTTTGGGAATAA
- the hemH gene encoding ferrochelatase → MSKGILLVNLGSPDSTEVEDVRTYLREFLMDGKVIDSPWLIRKMIVELFILPKRPIQSAEAYKKIWTKDGSPLIIYSKILQQKVQEQLDFPVGLAMRYKNPSIEFGLQELYDKGVRDILVVPLYPQYTMSTTETVADKVLEVQKKKFKDVKVNFLKAFYKHPDYIKILGDSIKENLPENYDKLLFSYHGIPERHDKKALRAAKVSKLPIETYRNQCLETTELVAEYLQLPKDKYYTSFQSRLGKDPWIKPYTDETLEHFPEEGVKNLAVCTPAFVADCLETLEEISMEGKEEFLKAGGEQFTYIPCLNDRQDWIDTLVKWFQGWENN, encoded by the coding sequence ATGAGCAAAGGAATATTATTAGTGAATTTAGGATCGCCCGATTCTACCGAAGTTGAAGATGTAAGAACATATTTACGTGAATTTTTAATGGATGGGAAAGTGATTGACTCACCTTGGTTGATTCGTAAAATGATCGTAGAACTTTTTATTTTACCTAAAAGACCGATACAATCAGCTGAAGCGTATAAAAAGATTTGGACAAAGGATGGTTCTCCATTAATTATTTATTCAAAAATTTTACAACAAAAAGTTCAAGAGCAATTAGATTTTCCAGTGGGATTAGCTATGCGTTATAAAAATCCTTCGATTGAATTTGGACTACAAGAGCTTTATGATAAAGGCGTTCGCGATATATTAGTTGTTCCACTTTATCCTCAGTATACGATGTCAACAACAGAAACTGTTGCAGATAAGGTATTAGAAGTTCAGAAGAAAAAATTCAAAGATGTGAAAGTAAATTTCTTAAAAGCTTTTTACAAGCATCCTGATTATATTAAAATTTTAGGAGATTCTATCAAAGAGAATTTACCCGAGAATTACGATAAATTATTATTTTCTTATCATGGAATTCCAGAACGTCACGATAAAAAAGCACTAAGAGCAGCAAAAGTTAGCAAATTACCAATTGAAACGTATCGCAATCAATGTTTAGAGACAACAGAGTTAGTGGCAGAATACTTGCAATTACCAAAAGATAAATACTACACTTCCTTTCAATCTCGTTTAGGAAAAGATCCTTGGATCAAACCTTATACAGACGAAACGTTAGAACATTTTCCAGAAGAAGGTGTGAAGAATTTGGCTGTTTGTACTCCTGCTTTTGTAGCTGATTGTTTAGAAACCTTAGAAGAAATTTCGATGGAGGGTAAAGAAGAGTTTTTAAAAGCTGGTGGTGAACAATTTACATACATACCATGTTTAAATGATCGTCAAGATTGGATTGATACTTTAGTTAAATGGTTTCAAGGTTGGGAAAATAATTAA
- the ruvB gene encoding Holliday junction branch migration DNA helicase RuvB, which produces MSDLLNPDKEFYPDDDLNHENTVRPQSFDDFAGQAHILENLEVFVKASKLRGEALDHVLLHGPPGLGKTTLANIIANELGVGIKITSGPVLDKPSDLAGLLTNLEENDVLFIDEIHRMSPVIEEYLYSAMEDFKIDIMIESGPNARSVQIGLNPFTLIGATTRSGLLTAPLRARFGINFRFEYYNVELLSSIVERSSRILDTPIDERAAIEIAGRSRGTPRIANALLRRTRDFAQIKGNGKIDLSIAEFSLKALKVDDNGLDEMDNRILSTIIEKFKGGPVGITTLATAVGENGGTLEEVYEPYLIQEGYLMRTARGRVATEKAYKHIGVKYRGENSPQTDLFDL; this is translated from the coding sequence ATGTCAGATTTATTAAATCCTGATAAAGAATTTTATCCAGACGACGATCTTAATCACGAAAATACCGTGCGTCCGCAAAGTTTTGATGATTTTGCAGGACAAGCTCATATTCTCGAAAATTTAGAAGTATTCGTAAAAGCGTCTAAACTTCGTGGAGAAGCCTTGGATCATGTTTTATTACACGGACCTCCAGGTTTAGGAAAAACGACATTGGCAAATATTATTGCGAATGAATTAGGCGTTGGAATAAAAATTACTTCTGGACCAGTTCTCGATAAACCGAGTGATTTAGCAGGTTTATTGACAAATTTAGAAGAAAATGATGTGCTTTTTATTGATGAAATCCACCGAATGTCACCTGTTATCGAAGAATATTTATATTCGGCAATGGAGGATTTTAAGATCGATATTATGATTGAGTCAGGACCTAATGCACGTTCAGTGCAAATTGGCTTGAATCCTTTTACCTTAATAGGCGCAACAACACGTTCTGGTTTATTAACTGCTCCTTTACGCGCTCGTTTCGGAATTAATTTTAGATTCGAATATTACAATGTAGAACTTTTAAGTTCGATTGTAGAGCGTTCTTCTCGTATTTTAGATACACCAATTGACGAAAGAGCTGCGATAGAAATCGCTGGTCGTAGTCGTGGAACACCTCGTATTGCAAATGCTTTGTTACGTAGAACGCGAGATTTTGCACAGATAAAAGGAAACGGAAAGATTGATTTATCAATCGCAGAATTTTCTTTAAAAGCTCTTAAAGTTGATGACAATGGTTTAGACGAAATGGATAATCGTATTTTATCAACCATTATCGAAAAATTTAAAGGAGGACCTGTCGGAATTACAACTTTAGCTACAGCAGTTGGTGAAAATGGCGGGACATTGGAAGAAGTTTATGAACCTTATCTCATTCAAGAAGGTTATTTGATGCGTACGGCGCGTGGTCGTGTAGCAACAGAAAAAGCCTATAAACATATTGGTGTGAAATATAGAGGTGAAAATTCTCCTCAAACCGATTTATTTGATTTGTGA
- the queG gene encoding tRNA epoxyqueuosine(34) reductase QueG yields MLLQTEEHIKIKWSQRIKEKAELLGFISCGIAKADFLEDEAPHLEAWLKNDFHGEMKYMENHFDMRLDPRLLVEGAKSVISLTYNYYQDLDRNPNSYKVAMYAQGEDYHFVVKEKVRELLDFIQDEIGEVSGRAFTDSAPILEHAWAKKAGIGWVGKNSLTLSKQKGSFFFLSELIIDLELAYDSPIATDHCGNCTRCIDACPTDAILPNKTVNGSQCISYFTIELKDQIPAEMKGKFDDWIFGCDVCQEVCPWNRFSLPTKETRFIRHESINQFSKKDWEEITEDVFRVIFKKSPVKRTKFNGLKRNIDFVKLE; encoded by the coding sequence ATGCTCCTTCAAACAGAAGAACATATTAAAATAAAATGGTCCCAACGAATTAAAGAAAAAGCTGAATTGTTAGGATTTATTTCGTGTGGAATAGCAAAGGCTGACTTTTTAGAAGACGAAGCACCTCATTTAGAAGCTTGGTTAAAAAATGATTTTCATGGAGAAATGAAATATATGGAAAATCATTTTGATATGCGATTAGATCCACGTTTGTTGGTTGAAGGAGCAAAATCTGTGATTTCGTTGACGTATAATTATTACCAAGATTTAGATCGAAATCCTAATTCGTACAAAGTTGCCATGTATGCACAAGGTGAAGATTATCATTTTGTTGTGAAGGAAAAAGTGCGCGAATTGTTAGATTTTATTCAAGATGAAATAGGAGAGGTGAGTGGTCGAGCTTTTACAGATTCTGCACCAATATTAGAACATGCTTGGGCAAAAAAAGCAGGAATTGGGTGGGTTGGAAAAAATTCGTTGACGTTATCCAAACAAAAAGGATCGTTCTTCTTTTTATCTGAATTAATTATTGATTTGGAGTTGGCTTATGATTCTCCAATTGCAACAGATCATTGTGGAAATTGTACGCGTTGTATTGATGCTTGTCCAACAGATGCTATTTTACCAAACAAAACAGTTAATGGAAGTCAATGTATTTCGTATTTTACAATCGAATTGAAAGATCAGATTCCTGCTGAAATGAAAGGAAAGTTTGATGATTGGATTTTTGGTTGTGATGTATGTCAAGAAGTTTGTCCTTGGAATCGTTTTTCGCTTCCTACAAAGGAAACGCGTTTTATAAGGCACGAAAGTATCAATCAATTTTCGAAAAAAGACTGGGAAGAAATTACCGAAGATGTTTTCCGAGTAATTTTTAAAAAATCACCTGTCAAACGAACTAAGTTTAATGGATTAAAAAGAAATATTGATTTTGTAAAATTAGAATGA
- a CDS encoding superoxide dismutase, whose product MKKGVFLMSVLGVLFFVQSCETKKENADTTKDEVVQNDTIQVKETVGNPTDVKADPGTFQIKPLKYGYDELKEYIDAKTMEVHYSKHYLGYINKMNTALKEANIKSNDIVDILKKMDMNNGALRNNAGGYYNHMLYFDIMSPTPQKEPKGDLKAKIDATFGSTEELLKQLDEAGAKRFGSGWAWLVVKEDGSLAVTSTANQDNPLMPGAEVAGTPILGIDVWEHAYYLKYQNKRDEYLKAFNNVLDWKQVEDNYKKAK is encoded by the coding sequence ATGAAAAAGGGTGTATTTTTGATGTCAGTTTTGGGTGTTCTTTTCTTTGTTCAATCATGTGAAACGAAGAAGGAAAATGCTGACACAACAAAAGATGAGGTTGTACAAAATGATACAATTCAAGTAAAAGAAACTGTTGGTAATCCTACAGATGTAAAAGCTGACCCAGGGACATTTCAAATAAAACCTTTGAAATACGGTTACGATGAGTTAAAAGAATACATTGATGCAAAAACAATGGAAGTTCATTACTCTAAACATTATTTAGGATACATCAACAAGATGAACACTGCATTAAAAGAAGCCAATATCAAATCAAATGATATCGTAGATATTTTGAAAAAAATGGATATGAACAATGGTGCTTTACGCAATAATGCTGGTGGATATTACAATCACATGCTATATTTTGATATTATGTCTCCAACGCCTCAAAAAGAGCCTAAAGGAGATCTTAAAGCAAAGATTGATGCAACATTTGGTTCTACAGAAGAATTGTTAAAACAATTGGATGAAGCGGGTGCAAAACGTTTTGGTTCTGGTTGGGCTTGGTTAGTTGTAAAAGAAGATGGTTCTTTAGCAGTTACAAGTACAGCAAATCAAGACAATCCGTTGATGCCTGGTGCAGAAGTTGCAGGAACACCAATTTTAGGAATTGATGTTTGGGAACATGCATATTACTTGAAATACCAAAACAAACGCGATGAATATTTGAAAGCGTTCAATAATGTTTTGGATTGGAAACAAGTTGAAGATAATTACAAGAAGGCGAAATAA